The following coding sequences lie in one Anoplolepis gracilipes chromosome 4, ASM4749672v1, whole genome shotgun sequence genomic window:
- the LOC140664759 gene encoding probable cytochrome P450 49a1 isoform X1 gives MSENWLQMAILRQYTKAFLRRFVKFEMKSDKTTLAMDVEKQELLSHRPYSDIPGPKPIPLLGNTWRFLPFLGDFDIRAVDKLSRKLHDQYGDIVKIEGLLGRPDMVFVYDADEIERIFRREEKMPHRPSMPSLDYYKHVLRKDFFQDNPGVIAVHGESWYKFRSKVQQVMLQPRTARMYIGAIEEASIAFLHRIAKIRDKKHEVPNDFLNELHKWSLESIARVALDVRLGCFDDNADAGTQRLIDALITFFKNVPVLELKIPFWKIFNTPTWQQYVNSLDTIVSTISKYTDSALLRAKNNMDSDKELSLLERVLALEGDTKVASILALDLFLVGVDTTSTTVASVLYQLALHPEKQMLAYEEICNVLPQIDTSLEAINIDNLKYLRACIKETLRMYPVVLGNGRSTTSDTIIGGYHVPKGVHVVFQHCVISNLEKYFPRCHEFLPERWLGEDKVRHRFASLPFGYGRRMCLGRRFAELEIIIVISKILQFYKVEYHYEKLEYYVNPMYTPKGPLKLRFIER, from the exons ATGTCAGAGAA TTGGCTACAAATGGCTATATTGAGACAATACACAAAGGCATTCTTACGACGATTCGTCAAATTTGAGATGAAGAGCGACAAAACGACATTAGCCATGGATGTTGAGAAACAAGAGTTATTGTCACATCGCCCATACTCGGACATTCCAGGACCTAAGCCGATCCCTTTATTGGGCAACACCTGGCGATTTCTCCCATTTTTAG gaGACTTCGATATACGGGCAGTAGATAAATTATCAAGGAAATTACACGATCAATATGGAGACATCGTGAAGATAGAAGGACTTTTAGGTAGACCGGATATGGTATTCGTATACGATGCAGATGAAATCGAGCGCATTTTTCGGAGGGAAGAAAAAATGCCCCATCGACCTTCGATGCCGTCACTTGACTACTATAAACATGTATTGcggaaagatttttttcaggaTAATCCCGGTGTAATTGCCGT TCACGGTGAAAGCTGGTACAAATTTCGGAGCAAGGTACAGCAAGTGATGCTGCAGCCGCGGACCGCGAGGATGTATATCGGCGCGATCGAGGAAGCGAGCATAGCATTTCTCCACAG aatagCAAAAATACGAGATAAGAAGCACGAGGTACCTAATGACTTTCTCAACGAGCTGCATAAGTGGTCCTTAGAAT CGATTGCACGAGTCGCGTTGGATGTGCGTTTAGGTTGCTTTGATGACAACGCGGATGCGGGGACGCAAAGACTCATAGATGCGTTGAtcacttttttcaaaaacgtgCCCGTGCTTGAATTAAAGATACCTTTTTGGAAAATCTTTAATACACCCACATGGCaacaatatgtaaattctTTGGATACTATTGTGAG tacAATATCGAAGTATACAGATAGTGCTCTGTTGAGAGCTAAGAACAACATGGATTCGGACAAAGAACTGTCCCTTTTGGAAAGAGTTCTAGCTCTGGAGGGCGATACAAAAGTAGCTTCTATTCTCGCTTTAGATTTGTTCTTGGTTGGCGTTGATAca ACCTCGACTACAGTGGCTTCAGTGCTTTATCAGTTAGCGTTACATCCAGAAAAGCAGATGTTGGCGTATGAAGAAATCTGCAATGTCCTCCCGCAAATAGACACATCTCTCGAAGcgataaatatcgataatttaaaatacttaagaGCGTGCATTAAAGAAACTCTAAG aatgtATCCAGTTGTCTTAGGCAACGGTCGAAGTACGACTTCGGACACTATAATTGGCGGCTATCACGTGCCGAAAgga GTGCATGTAGTATTTCAACACTGTGTCATTAGCAACTTGGAGAAGTATTTTCCACGGTGTCACGAGTTTCTTCCAGAACGATGGTTGGGTGAAGATAAAGTCCGTCACAGATTCGCGTCACTTCCTTTTGGTTACGGCAGACGAATGTGTCTTGGGCGACGATTTGCCGAgctcgaaataattatcgtcaTTAGCAAG attctgcaattttataaagtagaaTATCATTATGAAAAATTGGAATATTACGTCAATCCGATGTACACACCGAAAGGACCACTGAAACTGAGATTTATCGagagataa
- the LOC140664759 gene encoding probable cytochrome P450 49a1 isoform X2, whose amino-acid sequence MAILRQYTKAFLRRFVKFEMKSDKTTLAMDVEKQELLSHRPYSDIPGPKPIPLLGNTWRFLPFLGDFDIRAVDKLSRKLHDQYGDIVKIEGLLGRPDMVFVYDADEIERIFRREEKMPHRPSMPSLDYYKHVLRKDFFQDNPGVIAVHGESWYKFRSKVQQVMLQPRTARMYIGAIEEASIAFLHRIAKIRDKKHEVPNDFLNELHKWSLESIARVALDVRLGCFDDNADAGTQRLIDALITFFKNVPVLELKIPFWKIFNTPTWQQYVNSLDTIVSTISKYTDSALLRAKNNMDSDKELSLLERVLALEGDTKVASILALDLFLVGVDTTSTTVASVLYQLALHPEKQMLAYEEICNVLPQIDTSLEAINIDNLKYLRACIKETLRMYPVVLGNGRSTTSDTIIGGYHVPKGVHVVFQHCVISNLEKYFPRCHEFLPERWLGEDKVRHRFASLPFGYGRRMCLGRRFAELEIIIVISKILQFYKVEYHYEKLEYYVNPMYTPKGPLKLRFIER is encoded by the exons ATGGCTATATTGAGACAATACACAAAGGCATTCTTACGACGATTCGTCAAATTTGAGATGAAGAGCGACAAAACGACATTAGCCATGGATGTTGAGAAACAAGAGTTATTGTCACATCGCCCATACTCGGACATTCCAGGACCTAAGCCGATCCCTTTATTGGGCAACACCTGGCGATTTCTCCCATTTTTAG gaGACTTCGATATACGGGCAGTAGATAAATTATCAAGGAAATTACACGATCAATATGGAGACATCGTGAAGATAGAAGGACTTTTAGGTAGACCGGATATGGTATTCGTATACGATGCAGATGAAATCGAGCGCATTTTTCGGAGGGAAGAAAAAATGCCCCATCGACCTTCGATGCCGTCACTTGACTACTATAAACATGTATTGcggaaagatttttttcaggaTAATCCCGGTGTAATTGCCGT TCACGGTGAAAGCTGGTACAAATTTCGGAGCAAGGTACAGCAAGTGATGCTGCAGCCGCGGACCGCGAGGATGTATATCGGCGCGATCGAGGAAGCGAGCATAGCATTTCTCCACAG aatagCAAAAATACGAGATAAGAAGCACGAGGTACCTAATGACTTTCTCAACGAGCTGCATAAGTGGTCCTTAGAAT CGATTGCACGAGTCGCGTTGGATGTGCGTTTAGGTTGCTTTGATGACAACGCGGATGCGGGGACGCAAAGACTCATAGATGCGTTGAtcacttttttcaaaaacgtgCCCGTGCTTGAATTAAAGATACCTTTTTGGAAAATCTTTAATACACCCACATGGCaacaatatgtaaattctTTGGATACTATTGTGAG tacAATATCGAAGTATACAGATAGTGCTCTGTTGAGAGCTAAGAACAACATGGATTCGGACAAAGAACTGTCCCTTTTGGAAAGAGTTCTAGCTCTGGAGGGCGATACAAAAGTAGCTTCTATTCTCGCTTTAGATTTGTTCTTGGTTGGCGTTGATAca ACCTCGACTACAGTGGCTTCAGTGCTTTATCAGTTAGCGTTACATCCAGAAAAGCAGATGTTGGCGTATGAAGAAATCTGCAATGTCCTCCCGCAAATAGACACATCTCTCGAAGcgataaatatcgataatttaaaatacttaagaGCGTGCATTAAAGAAACTCTAAG aatgtATCCAGTTGTCTTAGGCAACGGTCGAAGTACGACTTCGGACACTATAATTGGCGGCTATCACGTGCCGAAAgga GTGCATGTAGTATTTCAACACTGTGTCATTAGCAACTTGGAGAAGTATTTTCCACGGTGTCACGAGTTTCTTCCAGAACGATGGTTGGGTGAAGATAAAGTCCGTCACAGATTCGCGTCACTTCCTTTTGGTTACGGCAGACGAATGTGTCTTGGGCGACGATTTGCCGAgctcgaaataattatcgtcaTTAGCAAG attctgcaattttataaagtagaaTATCATTATGAAAAATTGGAATATTACGTCAATCCGATGTACACACCGAAAGGACCACTGAAACTGAGATTTATCGagagataa
- the LOC140664757 gene encoding RNA-binding protein 28 → MGKPYGQRNGKSWIYRQKIKLKKINNTDKIDKIDNADENGQNSRIIVRNLPFKVTEKDVKRFYEPFGEITEVSLLKRPDGNLVGCGFIRFKRVEDASKAIFNTNKKEFLGRIINCDWAISKSKFREKLKEDFSGNQETDQNEKQPSQDAQEEDNEDNNVHKKKFTKEKDNLNKQKKRKLQKMKKQKKRARIVIRNLSFQVTEDNLKEFFSKYGEIGEIKILTKSDGKQIGVAFVQFNVVQSAAKAIHYANMQSLLDRPMIVDWAVPKNKFSQNNTDVKPEIKTEPIDEDEVHDTSEIKIINSSENEDSESNAESDSKEVTMKNIQEKIESEEDETEIKSEVEDSDNEDEDDNDSNEDDDDVNITIDQSVIKTERENEKKENCFDAKHPRRISNDINEGRTVFLKNVPFSVKNNELKSLMEQFGPIYYALVCIDPLTEYSKGTAFVKFKHIEDAEKCLLAGTELRLHNQIIETHRALHKNEVENKTNLNKQRTKDSRNLYLVKEGVVLAGSPAAAEVSMSDMEKRLRLERWKSQMLRNLNMFISRVRLAVHNLPSDLDDEKLRQLFKNHSGPKAVIKEARVMRDLKNVDATGKGKSKEYGFVTFTSHEDALKALRSINNNPNIFSKHRRPIVGFSIENRILVNAKERRIQKSRERNPMWSGNKNKRKHEDAEEEIPTKRIKARKVIENELNEKSYTGITSKLGQDKLRSNFKLKSQAELHMRAVKKQKKLTKTIKQLEVAKKAKTKKMQDNMATMKQVKKCDLDANDTNFNMLLNNYRSKLKGINIKKSKWYESSNGS, encoded by the exons atgggtAAACCATATG GTCAAAGAAATGGTAAATCTTGGATATATCgccagaaaataaaattaaaaaagattaacaatacagataaaatagataaaatagataatgcGGATGAAAATGGTCAAAATTCTCGAAtaattgtgagaaatttacCTTTTAAG gtaacagaaaaagatgtaaaaagattttatgagCCGTTTGGTGAAATTACAGAAGTAAGTCTTCTGAAACGCCCAGATGGAAACTTAGTTGGATGTggttttatacgatttaaacGTGTAGAAGATGCTTCGAAAGCAATATTTAATACCAATAAAAAGGAATTTCTTG gaagaattataaattgtgatTGGGCTATATCAAAATccaaatttagagaaaaactTAAAGAAGACTTTTCTGGGAATCAAGAAACTGATCAAAATGAAAAGCAACCTTCTCAAGATGCTCAGGAAGAAGATAATGAAGATAATAACGTACATAAgaagaaatttacaaaagaaaaggataatttaaacaagcagaaaaagagaaagcttcaaaagatgaaaaaacagaaaaaacgAGCTAGAATTGTAATACGAAATTTATCTTTCCAg GTTACAGAGgacaatttaaaagaatttttttctaaatatggCGAAATAGgtgaaataaagattttaaccAAATCTGATGGTAAACAAATTGGAGTTGCGTTTGTGCAATTTAATGTTGTACAAAGTGCTGCAAAAGCGATACATTATGCAAATATGCAATCTCTTTTGGACAGGCCTATGATAGTTGATTGGGCTGttcctaaaaataaattttctcaaaacaaTACAGATGTAAAACCTGAAATCAAAACTGAACCTATTGACGAAGATGAAGTACATGATActtcagaaataaaaataattaatagcagTGAGAATGAAGATAGTGAATCGAATGCTGAATCAGATAG CAAAGAAGTTACAATGAAGAATATACAAGAGAAGATTGAGTCTGAGGAAGATGAGACAGAAATTAAGTCTGAAGTAGAAGATAGTGATAATGAGGATGAAGATGATAATGATAGTAATGAGGATGATGATGATGTCAATATTACTATTGATCAATCTGTTATTAAAACAGAGAgggaaaatgaaaagaaagaaaattgttttgatGCGAAACATCCGCGACGAATATCTAACGACATTAATGAAGGAAGAACGGTTTTCCTAAAAAATGTACCattttctgttaaaaataatgaacttAAAAGTCTTATGGAGCAATTTGGACCTATTTATTATGCTCTCGTATGCATTGATCCTTTGACAGAATATTCCAAAGGCACtgcatttgttaaatttaag CATATTGAAGATGCTGAAAAGTGTTTATTGGCTGGAACTGAGTTACGTTtacataatcaaataatagaGACGCATAGAGCATTGCACAAGAATgaagtagaaaataaaacgaatttaaataaacaaaggaCTAAAGATTCGAGAAATTTGTACCTTGTTAAAGAAGGAG TTGTGCTGGCTGGAAGTCCAGCCGCGGCAGAAGTATCGATGTCTGATATGGAAAAACGTTTGAGATTAGAACGGTGGAAATCGCAGATGTTGCGTAATTTGAACATGTTCATATCGAGAGTGCGACTCGCTGTTCACAATTTACCATCCGATCTTGATGATGAAAAACTTAgacaattgtttaaaaatcataGTGGACCTAAAGCTGTTATAAAGGAg gcCCGAGTTATGcgtgatttgaaaaatgttgatGCAACTGGAAAAGGAAAATCAAAGGAGTATGGTTTTGTTACATTTACCAGTCATGAAGATGCGCTTAAAGCTTTGagaagtataaataataacccgaatatattttccaaacaCAGG AGACCTATAGTTGGATTCTCGATAGAAAACCGTATTTTGGTAAACGCAAAGGAAAGAAGAATTCAGAAAAGTCGCGAACGTAATCCTATGTGgtctggaaataaaaataagaggaAACATGAAGATGCTGAAGAAGAAATACCAACTAAACGAATTAAAGCTAGAAAAGTAATTGAAAACgaattgaatgaaaaatcaTACACTGGCATTACCAGCAAATTAGGACAGGATAAATTACGATCAAATTTCAAACTTAAGTCACAAGCTGAATTGCATATGCGGGCTgttaaaaaacagaaaaaattaactaaaacaattaaacaatTGGAAGTTGCTAAAAAGgcgaaaacaaagaaaatgcaaGATAATATGGCA ACAATGAagcaagtaaaaaaatgtgactTAGATGCAAATGATACAAACTTTAATATGCTTCTAAATAATTACAGAAGCAAATTGAAaggtattaatattaaaaaatcgaaatgGTACGAATCATCGAATGGATCTTAA